Proteins from one Penaeus vannamei isolate JL-2024 chromosome 8, ASM4276789v1, whole genome shotgun sequence genomic window:
- the LOC113802873 gene encoding uncharacterized protein: MTKTTLILFAACVLGVVSAFPQGGGGGGSYKQPEGYFQYVNVPGHKEYEFGWNRGNPHHYISRFEQAKDHRFRTRVKWSDTHEGYGEHYWEYNHAPKYPDEHKDSYKPPEPAYHAPEPVYHAPAPSYGPPKGYPSENIEVIVEDPQQYQRVDPQQYQ, translated from the exons ATGACGAAAACCACACTG ATCCTGTTCGCCGCGTGCGTGCTGGGGGTCGTGAGCGCGTTCCcccagggcggcggcggcggcggaagcTACAAGCAACCCGAGGGCTACTTCCAGTACGTGAATGTCCCCGGCCACAAGGAGTACGAGTTCGGATGGAACCGCGGGAACCCACACCATTACATCTCCCGGTTCGAGCAGGCCAAGGACCACCGCTTCCGTACCAGG GTAAAGTGGTCCGACACCCACGAGGGATACGGCGAGCACTACTGGGAGTACAACCACGCCCCAAAGTACCCTGATGAGCACAAGGACTCCTACAAGCCCCCAGAGCCCGCATACCACGCCCCCGAGCCCGTGTACCACGCCCCCGCACCCTCCTACGGCCCTCCTAAGGGTTATCCTTCTGAGAACATCGAAGTTATTGTCGAAGATCCTCAGCAGTACCAGAGGGTCGATCCTCAGCAGTACCAATAG
- the LOC113802661 gene encoding transcriptional repressor protein YY1-like produces MASSDFVTEVEVQPEIQEVEIEAIPVDVPVETIETYDGQPIIALQQLPEPGREEIIFQTQEEVVGEQEIPYEIPVPVEHDVCVESSPGPSKKNQRKGQKRRRDMDEFTSVSVGHKWEQKQVQIKTLEGEFSVTMWSSGVDEDDLSNPEPDPDYTEYMAGSNKKLAGIPGVDLSDPKQLAEFAKIKPKKSSSDDIARTIACPHKGCNKMFRDNSAMRKHLHTHGPRVHVCAECGKAFVESSKLKRHQLVHTGEKPFQCTFEGCGKRFSLDFNLRTHVRIHTGDRPYVCPFDGCNKKFAQSTNLKSHILTHAKAKNNMRGAPSTTPQYETDYNSTQQYVQVEMPSPDDQQFVIYSS; encoded by the exons ATGGCTTCCTCCGACTTTGTGACGGAGGTGGAGGTCCAGCCAGAGATACAGGAGGTTGAGATCGAAGCTATACCGGTAGACGTGCCAGTGGAAACGATAGAGACTTATGACGGACAGCCGATAATAGCGCTCCAACAGTTGCCCGAACCAGGACGTGAGGAAATTATATTCCAAACCCAGGAAGAAGTTGTTGGTGAACAGGAAATCCCCTATGAAATCCCCGTGCCCGTGGAACATGATGTGTGTGTCGAGTCCTCGCCAGGTCCCTCGAAGAAGAACCAGAGAAAAGGGCAGAAGAGGAGACGAGATATGGACGAGTTCACCTCGGTCTCCGTCGGACATAAATGGGAACAGAAACAAGTCCAGATCAAGACCCTCGAGGGAGAATTTTCCGTGACGATGTGGTCTTCGGGCGTAGACGAAG ATGACCTCAGTAACCCAGAACCAGATCCAGATTACACAGAGTACATGGCAGGCTCAAATAAGAAGCTAGCGGGTATACCCGGCGTTGACCTCTCGGACCCCAAACAACTTGCCGAATTTGCGAAGATAAAGCCAAAGAAATCTAGTAGCGATGACATTGCAAGAACTATTGCCTGTCCGCATAAG GGTTGCAACAAAATGTTTCGTGATAATTCAGCAATGCGTAAACATCTACATACACATGGTCCAAGAGTACATGTATGTGCGGAGTGTGGGAAAGCCTTTGTGGAATCTTCTAAACTTAAAAGACATCAGCTGGTGCACACAGGAGAGAAACCGTTTCAG TGTACTTTTGAGGGATGCGGCAAGAGATTCTCTCTGGATTTCAATCTACGAACACATGTACGGATTCATACGGGAGATAGGCCGTATGTTTGTCCATTTGATGGCTGTAATAAGAAATTTGCTCAGAGTACTAATCTCAAGTCACACATCCTCACCCATGCCAAAGCAAA AAATAATATGCGAGGAGCACCAAGTACAACACCCCAGTATGAAACAGATTACAACTCGACGCAACAGTATGTTCAGGTGGAGATGCCGTCGCCAGATGACCAACAGTTTGTTATCTATTCAAGCTAA